The DNA window CCCGCTTCGATGGCCTTAATGGCAGCCTGTTTGATATGATCAGGGGTATCGAAATCCGGCTCGCCGGCGCCGAGACCGATAACATCCTTGCCAGCGGCGCGCATGGCGGCGGCGCGGGCGGTTATTGCCAGGGTAGGAGAGGGTTTGATTCGCTGGACGCGTTGAGAAAGTGGTATGGTCATGAAAGCTGCCTTTAATCTGCAAGAGAATTCATCAAATGAAACCCACCGGTATCAGTAAGCGGCGAGCATTATATAAACAAGCCCAGGAAGAGGGCCAAACACCAGATAACATGATAACCGATGGCAGGCGCGCGCTGAATCCTTCTGCGGCAAAAAAATTCCGGCTTCATAGTAGTTTCAAGCCGGCTGGAGATCAGTCCCAGGCCATCCGCCAGCTGGTTGATGGCTTTAACCATGGCGAGCTTCACCAAACCCTGCTGGGCGTCACCGGCAGCGGCAAAACCTTTACCATGGCTCATGTGATCCAGGAACTGCAGCGCCCCGCCCTGATCCTGGCGCCCAACAAAACCCTGGCGGCGCAGCTGTACGGCGAGATGAAAATGTTCTTTCCGGAAAATTCGGTGGAATATTTCGTCTCCTATTACGATTATTATCAACCGGAAGCCTACATGCCGGCGTCGGACACTTATATAGAAAAAGACGCCTCCCTCAACGAACACATCGAGCAAATGCGCCTGTCCGCCACCAAGGCGCTGCTGGAACGGCGCGACACGGTGATCGTGGCCACCGTCTCTTCCATTTATGGCTTGGGGGAGCCGGCTTCTTATTTTGAAATGGTGATGCATCTGGTACGCGGCGATCTCATCGATCAGCGCAAAATGGTGCGCCGCCTGGCGGAACTGCAGTACACCCGTAACGATACCGAACTGCGCCGCGGCACCTTCCGGGTGCGGGGCGATGTGATCGACATCTTTCCGGCGGAATCCGAACGGGAAGCGCTGCGGGTGGAATTGTTCGACGACGAAATCGAACGGATGAGCCTGTTCGACCCTTTGACCGGCGAAATCATCAGCCCCATCGCCCGTTATACCGTCTATCCCAAAACCCACTACGTCACCCCCCGGCAAACCTTATTAAACGCCATCGACGCTATCCGCGAGGAATTGCGCCAGCGCCTGGCGGAACTACAAAAACTCAACAAACTGGTGGAAGCCCAACGGCTGGAACAGCGGACCCGCTTCGACCTGGAAATGATTTTAGAGGTGGGTTATTGTTCCGGCATTGAAAATTATTCCCGCTATTTGTCTGGCAGAGCACCGGGCGAACCGCCTCCCACCTTGTTCGATTACTTGCCCGACGACGCCGTTCTGTTCGTTGACGAAAGCCACGTCACCATCCCGCAAATCCGCGCCATGTACCGGGGCGACCGCTCGCGCAAGGAAACCCTGGTGGAATACGGCTTCCGCCTGCCCTCGGCCCTGGACAACCGCCCTATGACTTTCGAAGAATTCGAAGCCAAGGCTCCCCGCCGCATTTATGTCTCCGCCACCCCCGGCCCTTACGAACGGGAACATTCCAGCGCCGTGGTGGAACAAGTCGTCCGGCCCACCGGGCTGGTGGACCCGGAAGTGGAAGTGCGCCCCGCAGTCACCCAAGTGGATGATTTGTTGTCGGAGATCAATCTGCGCGCGGCCAAGGACGAACGGGTACTGGTCACTACCCTCACCAAACGGATGGCGGAAGATTTGACCGACTACTTAATGGATCATGGCGTGCAGGTGCGTTATTTGCATTCGGATATCGATACGGTGGAACGGGTGGAAATCATCCAGGATCTGCGCCGGGGAGAATTCGATTGCCTGGTGGGTATCAACTTGCTGCGCGAGGGCCTGGATATGCCAGAAGTTTCGCTGGTGGCAATTCTCGATGCTGACAAAGAGGGATTCCTCCGCTCGACGGTTTCCCTGATCCAGACCATCGGCCGCGCCGCCCGCAATGTCCATGGCAAGGCTATTCTCTATGCCGACACCATGACTAAATCGATGCAGCAAGCCATCGAGGAAACCGAGCGCCGCCGCCAGAAGCAAATCGCCTATAACCAACAACACGGCATCACCCCACGGAGCGCCACCCGCTCCCTGGATGATATTCTCGAAGTACCCGTGCCCGGGGCAGGTTATGCCAAGCCCAAGTCCAAAGTAGCCGAGGAAAGCGTTGAATACCGGCGCAAATTCAAATCCCCAAAAGAAGCGGCCAAGCTGATCAAGCAATTGGAAGAAGAAATGTACGCCCACGCCCGCGAGCTGGAATTTGAGCAAGCAGCTCAGCTCCGCGATCAAATCACCCAGCTAAAAAAGGAATTTGCGGTATTAGGTTAAGCCTAAATTGGGGTATTTAGTATAAAATGCTGAACTTATCCGATTCTGATCACAACTCAAAAGTCACGTTAGATGAACAAAAATATTCGCTGGCACCACGCCACAGTCACTCGCCAGGACCGGGAAAAACTTAACGGCCACCGCAGCTTTATTTTATGGTTTACCGGACTTTCCGGCGCGGGGAAATCCACCCTCGCTCACCGGGTGGAAGAACTTTTGTTCTTGCGCGGTTGCCGCACCTTTGTATTCGATGGTGACAATGTCCGTCATGGGTTATGTTCGGATCTCGGGTTTGGCCCAGAAGACCGGCATGAAAATATCCGCCGCATTGGGGAGATGAGTAAACTGTTCATTGACGCAGGCGTCATCGCCTTGACAGCATTTATCTCTCCATTCCGCAGCGACCGGGACATGGTGCGTTCTTTGGTGGAGGAAGGGGACTTTATAGAAATCTTTTGCGATACTCCCCTCGAGGTGTGCGAGCAGCGGGACGTGAAAGGGCTTTACCAAAAAGCCCGGCGGGGAGAAATCAAGGATTTCACCGGCATCTCCTCTCCCTATGAAGCGCCAGAGAACCCTGAAATTATAGTCAAAACTGGCACCGACCCCTTAGATGAATGTGCCCGCCAAATCCTGGATTATCTGGAAAAAAACAAAAAAATTACCTTAGTCCCCGAATCCGAACAACGTTGGGAGCGAATTCGTGAAAGTTAAAAAAGCTGTATTTCCCGTCGCCGGTTTAGGCACCAGATTTCTACCTGCCACTAAAGCCAACCCCAAGGAAATGCTTCCAGTGGTGGACAAACCCCTGATTCAATATGCCGTGGAAGAAGCCGCCGCCGCTGGCATCGAGCTGAT is part of the Methylothermaceae bacteria B42 genome and encodes:
- a CDS encoding adenylyl-sulfate kinase: MNKNIRWHHATVTRQDREKLNGHRSFILWFTGLSGAGKSTLAHRVEELLFLRGCRTFVFDGDNVRHGLCSDLGFGPEDRHENIRRIGEMSKLFIDAGVIALTAFISPFRSDRDMVRSLVEEGDFIEIFCDTPLEVCEQRDVKGLYQKARRGEIKDFTGISSPYEAPENPEIIVKTGTDPLDECARQILDYLEKNKKITLVPESEQRWERIRES
- a CDS encoding excinuclease ABC subunit B (The UvrABC repair system catalyzes the recognition and processing of DNA lesions. The beta-hairpin of the Uvr-B subunit is inserted between the strands, where it probes for the presence of a lesion) is translated as MITDGRRALNPSAAKKFRLHSSFKPAGDQSQAIRQLVDGFNHGELHQTLLGVTGSGKTFTMAHVIQELQRPALILAPNKTLAAQLYGEMKMFFPENSVEYFVSYYDYYQPEAYMPASDTYIEKDASLNEHIEQMRLSATKALLERRDTVIVATVSSIYGLGEPASYFEMVMHLVRGDLIDQRKMVRRLAELQYTRNDTELRRGTFRVRGDVIDIFPAESEREALRVELFDDEIERMSLFDPLTGEIISPIARYTVYPKTHYVTPRQTLLNAIDAIREELRQRLAELQKLNKLVEAQRLEQRTRFDLEMILEVGYCSGIENYSRYLSGRAPGEPPPTLFDYLPDDAVLFVDESHVTIPQIRAMYRGDRSRKETLVEYGFRLPSALDNRPMTFEEFEAKAPRRIYVSATPGPYEREHSSAVVEQVVRPTGLVDPEVEVRPAVTQVDDLLSEINLRAAKDERVLVTTLTKRMAEDLTDYLMDHGVQVRYLHSDIDTVERVEIIQDLRRGEFDCLVGINLLREGLDMPEVSLVAILDADKEGFLRSTVSLIQTIGRAARNVHGKAILYADTMTKSMQQAIEETERRRQKQIAYNQQHGITPRSATRSLDDILEVPVPGAGYAKPKSKVAEESVEYRRKFKSPKEAAKLIKQLEEEMYAHARELEFEQAAQLRDQITQLKKEFAVLG